From a region of the Chloroflexota bacterium genome:
- a CDS encoding MBL fold metallo-hydrolase, with product MVANPRDKFVDLAGLSPEEARFFYTGGPSQVAERTWFMQFGCGCTAFETDEGLVLVDTGPRPQAPVIASEIRKHTLAPLHTTIYTHGHIDHAYALRPFLVDGQARPQVIGHRTMPARFARYQSTSRHNAAVNIRQFDGEVPDKAVFEVAGAAITYQTPDLIPNTLYEDRLTLEVGGLTFELHHARGETDDHTWVFCPQRSVLCSGDLIIWAVPNAGNPQKVQRYPWDWAQALREMAALRPSTLCPGHGGPVIDNPDLVQRILLETADYLDSIVQQSLTAIENGSPPHVDIVRSVRPPTTESPWLQPLYDEAEFICRNVIRYYTGWYTGRPSELKPAPRSAVATEVAQLIGGAAYLADRAAAIAKGGDIRLACHLADYALEAAPRDAHVQDVVARIYEQRAASETSLMAVNLFRSAAAYARAGRPFA from the coding sequence ATGGTAGCTAATCCTAGGGACAAATTCGTCGATCTCGCTGGCTTGAGTCCAGAAGAAGCCAGGTTCTTTTATACTGGCGGCCCGTCACAGGTGGCTGAGAGGACCTGGTTCATGCAGTTTGGGTGTGGCTGCACGGCGTTTGAGACGGACGAGGGTCTGGTTTTGGTCGATACAGGGCCCAGACCGCAGGCGCCTGTGATAGCCAGTGAGATTCGCAAGCATACCTTAGCACCGCTGCATACGACCATCTACACCCACGGCCACATCGATCATGCCTATGCGTTGCGTCCTTTTCTGGTTGATGGACAGGCCCGTCCGCAAGTCATTGGACACCGCACCATGCCAGCCCGCTTCGCTCGTTATCAGAGCACCTCACGACACAATGCAGCTGTCAACATCCGCCAGTTCGACGGCGAGGTTCCGGACAAGGCTGTCTTCGAGGTGGCTGGAGCTGCCATAACCTACCAGACACCTGATCTGATCCCTAACACACTCTATGAGGACCGTCTCACATTGGAGGTTGGTGGTCTCACGTTTGAGCTCCATCACGCTCGAGGCGAGACCGATGATCATACTTGGGTCTTCTGCCCCCAACGCAGTGTCCTGTGCTCCGGTGATCTCATCATCTGGGCCGTCCCCAATGCCGGCAATCCACAGAAGGTACAACGCTATCCGTGGGACTGGGCGCAGGCACTAAGGGAGATGGCAGCTTTGCGACCTTCTACCCTCTGTCCTGGTCACGGTGGACCGGTCATAGACAACCCAGACCTCGTGCAGCGCATTCTTCTGGAGACCGCCGACTACCTCGACTCCATCGTGCAGCAGTCCCTAACAGCAATAGAAAACGGCTCACCACCCCATGTGGATATAGTTCGCAGCGTCCGGCCACCGACGACAGAATCACCATGGCTACAGCCGCTCTATGACGAGGCTGAGTTCATTTGTCGCAATGTGATCCGTTATTACACAGGCTGGTACACCGGTCGGCCGAGCGAACTTAAACCAGCCCCCCGCTCTGCAGTTGCCACTGAAGTCGCCCAGCTGATCGGCGGCGCAGCCTACTTAGCTGACAGGGCAGCAGCGATTGCCAAAGGCGGAGACATAAGACTGGCCTGCCACTTGGCTGACTATGCCCTGGAGGCGGCACCGCGAGACGCTCATGTGCAGGACGTTG
- a CDS encoding DUF229 domain-containing protein: MAKIVFKNNKEAEVKNVIIVMMDTLRPDHLGCYGNKWIKTPNLDQFARESMVFDRAVAETLPTLQVRRALFTGMRVYPFDKQPFSSEREAAAAGTGYMGVPKVAMPGWDPIPWDIVTLAEILQGVELAGVLQEHASQYAAYRTALISDTSPYFSGAWMNYHRGFSHFDWVRGQILDPYGVPSVIEEADLARYVPDWFRNDWLANVLPLYLANVRKRKGEEDHFGPQTFKRSIEWLEESHKAKDPFLLVADSWDPHEPWDPPQKYVDLYDPGYKGIEMILDFYGPTKLMSEKELNHMRALYAGEVTLVDAWFGKFMDKVRELGLLDNTLIVVTSDHGHQLGEHGIAGKLPAGMYNELIDCVLMIRHPQGIGAGQRSNALVQHQDICTTILNFVGIKAPYELDGKDLMPIMTGEKTKVRDYATCGYVLNVWCRDDDYVLICRTTGEEPQLFDMKNDPEQRENIAPGKPQVVKRMYDLMLVDAKGGPITPNYSIPEGVQGARWLDWSPFREFEMP, encoded by the coding sequence TTGGCCAAAATCGTTTTCAAGAACAACAAGGAGGCTGAAGTGAAGAATGTCATCATTGTTATGATGGACACTCTGCGCCCCGATCACCTCGGGTGCTACGGAAACAAGTGGATAAAGACGCCAAACCTGGATCAATTCGCCAGAGAAAGCATGGTCTTTGATAGGGCTGTAGCGGAGACCCTGCCCACCCTGCAGGTGCGGCGGGCTCTCTTCACCGGTATGCGTGTCTACCCCTTTGACAAGCAACCCTTCTCTTCAGAGAGGGAAGCTGCGGCTGCCGGAACGGGCTATATGGGTGTACCCAAGGTCGCTATGCCAGGCTGGGATCCTATTCCCTGGGACATAGTTACCCTGGCGGAGATTTTACAAGGCGTTGAGCTAGCTGGCGTCCTCCAAGAGCATGCCAGCCAATATGCAGCCTACCGGACAGCTCTTATCAGCGATACTTCACCCTACTTCTCCGGTGCGTGGATGAACTACCATCGCGGTTTCTCCCATTTCGACTGGGTTCGCGGTCAGATACTTGATCCCTATGGTGTGCCTTCTGTGATCGAGGAAGCAGACTTGGCCCGCTATGTACCCGATTGGTTTAGAAATGACTGGTTAGCCAATGTCCTGCCGCTGTATTTGGCCAACGTGCGAAAGCGAAAGGGAGAAGAGGATCACTTCGGCCCTCAGACCTTCAAGCGTTCTATTGAGTGGTTAGAGGAAAGCCACAAAGCCAAGGATCCCTTCCTACTCGTGGCAGATTCCTGGGACCCTCATGAACCTTGGGATCCGCCGCAGAAGTACGTTGACCTTTATGATCCCGGCTACAAAGGCATTGAGATGATTTTGGATTTCTATGGCCCCACTAAGCTAATGTCCGAGAAGGAATTGAACCACATGCGGGCCCTGTATGCCGGAGAAGTGACCTTAGTTGATGCTTGGTTTGGCAAGTTCATGGACAAGGTACGTGAGCTGGGACTGCTCGATAACACCCTCATCGTGGTAACGTCCGACCATGGCCACCAGCTTGGCGAGCATGGTATAGCTGGCAAGCTCCCGGCAGGGATGTACAACGAGTTGATAGACTGTGTTCTTATGATCCGGCATCCACAAGGTATCGGAGCCGGGCAGCGGAGCAATGCCCTGGTACAACACCAGGACATCTGTACCACTATCTTGAACTTCGTTGGCATTAAGGCTCCCTACGAGTTGGATGGCAAAGATCTGATGCCCATAATGACGGGAGAAAAAACCAAGGTCCGTGACTATGCCACCTGTGGTTACGTACTGAATGTGTGGTGTCGCGACGATGACTATGTTCTTATTTGCCGCACCACCGGTGAGGAACCACAGCTCTTTGACATGAAGAATGACCCAGAGCAGCGCGAGAACATTGCCCCGGGCAAGCCGCAGGTGGTCAAGCGCATGTATGACTTGATGCTTGTCGATGCAAAGGGAGGACCAATAACACCTAACTACTCGATACCAGAGGGAGTTCAAGGCGCGCGCTGGCTGGACTGGTCGCCTTTTAGAGAATTTGAAATGCCGTAA